From a single Gammaproteobacteria bacterium genomic region:
- a CDS encoding AAA family ATPase has translation MYQRILQLPKKKHFFLFGARNTGKSTLIKKLYDHQSSRYIDLLNSEDEDRYRQNPNILSSEVEALPSNIQHVIIDEIQKNPKLLDIVQMLMGKTSKTFVMTGSSARKLKHGGANLLAGRAFVYHLYPLSAFELGDDFNLNHALKWGTLPEISQCDTDLERQEFLNAYAHTYLKEEIINEQAVRNLDPFRKFLEVAAQCNGKIINYSNIARDVGADDKTIKAYYGILEDTLIGFMLDSYTGSFRKRLSQKPKFYYFDPGVVRALSRQTSVDIIPQTNAYGNAFEHFIILECIKLSDYHRKDFRFSYLRTPSDVEVDLIVERPGKALLCIEIKSSTNVFPEDISSFKQITLEIPNCEAVVLSQDKYAKKFDHVLVLPWQQGIKELFGDID, from the coding sequence ATGTATCAACGGATACTACAATTGCCAAAGAAAAAGCATTTTTTCTTATTTGGCGCTCGCAACACAGGCAAAAGCACACTTATCAAGAAGCTATATGACCATCAGTCTAGCCGTTATATCGATTTACTCAATAGTGAGGATGAAGATCGATATCGTCAGAATCCAAACATTTTATCTTCTGAAGTAGAAGCTTTACCAAGCAATATTCAACATGTGATTATTGACGAAATCCAAAAAAATCCTAAGTTACTTGATATCGTTCAAATGTTGATGGGTAAAACAAGCAAAACTTTTGTTATGACTGGATCAAGTGCTCGAAAACTAAAACATGGTGGGGCAAACCTGCTAGCAGGAAGGGCTTTTGTTTATCATCTCTATCCTTTAAGTGCGTTCGAACTTGGTGATGACTTTAATCTTAATCATGCACTGAAATGGGGTACATTACCTGAAATTAGTCAGTGTGATACTGATTTGGAACGTCAGGAATTTTTAAATGCATACGCTCATACCTATCTCAAAGAAGAAATTATCAATGAACAAGCTGTACGTAATCTAGATCCTTTTCGCAAATTTCTTGAAGTTGCGGCACAATGCAACGGTAAAATTATTAACTATAGTAATATTGCCCGAGATGTCGGTGCAGATGATAAAACCATAAAAGCCTATTATGGTATTCTAGAAGATACCTTGATTGGTTTTATGTTAGATTCATATACTGGGTCGTTTAGAAAAAGACTCAGTCAGAAACCAAAATTTTATTATTTTGACCCTGGTGTAGTGCGAGCATTATCGAGACAAACCAGTGTAGATATCATCCCACAGACAAATGCATATGGTAACGCTTTTGAACACTTCATAATATTGGAGTGCATAAAGCTTAGTGACTACCACCGTAAAGATTTTCGCTTTAGTTATTTGCGGACGCCGAGTGATGTTGAGGTTGACCTGATTGTAGAACGCCCAGGAAAAGCATTACTTTGTATCGAAATAAAGAGTAGTACGAATGTTTTTCCAGAGGATATTTCGAGCTTCAAACAGATTACTTTGGAAATACCTAATTGTGAAGCAGTTGTATTAAGTCAAGATAAATATGCTAAAAAATTCGATCATGTATTGGTGCTACCATGGCAACAAGGCATTAAAGAATTATTTGGTGATATCGATTAA